In one window of Helianthus annuus cultivar XRQ/B chromosome 17, HanXRQr2.0-SUNRISE, whole genome shotgun sequence DNA:
- the LOC110926187 gene encoding uncharacterized protein LOC110926187, with amino-acid sequence MGSKRSADPGWTYGTLVEGSKTSVRCNFCGFVSTGGITRHKHHLAWDSPDVARCPKVPDDVKKLFIELFEKKKRVKETANSIPHFDEVVELEENDEDEEAAQSQSKGKRVASSAGASDANKKAKGPLYAMFKPSLTSGKKGGNLVGSVEHNETQKKLRLDAVQKFSRWMYDAGLSFNAVTYDSLGLAIEAIGRYGCGMKPPTYHEVRVPMLKLEMEHTKKLLRDNEVEKSTYGCSLMADGWRDRKGRALINFLVNTPRGSMFVESVDASSYSHTGKNMFKLFDRLIQEVGPKDIIQLVTDSASNNVAAGKLVEEKYPHIYWTPCAAHCIDLMFEDIFKLPDLKGCLERAIAVNTYVYNRTLLLNMMREFTGQKDMVRPAKTRFATAFITLNCFKVNKQNLKKMFTSEKWSTSKFAMETGGARIANTILLPTFWNHVNFAVKIGYPLLGVLRLVDGEKKPPMGYIYNAMKKAKELIASSFKNKEAKYRDIFKIIDKRWDCQLHQPLHAAGYYLNPGLYYNNPEVEDDTEVISGLQACIMKLILNEDEQIQINTELPLYRRADGIFGYPMAKKMRAKLAPAEWWMQYGATAPALKKFAIKVLSLTCSSSGCERNWSVFEHLHSKRETDLSKASLMILCTLSIIGLYEEDMICVIRLTRLS; translated from the exons ATGGGTAGTAAAAGGTCAGCTGATCCTGGTTGGACTTACGGGACGCTGGTAGAAGGAAGCAAGACCTCAGTAAGGTGCAATTTTTGTGGTTTTGTCTCAACTGGCGGGATAACAAGGCATAAACATCACCTTGCTTGGGATTCCCCCGATGTGGCGAGATGTCCCAAGGTTCCCGATGACGTGAAAAAGCTATTCATAGAACTTTTTGAGAAGAAGAAACGTGTAAAAGAGACGGCAAACAGCATACCACATTTTGATGAAGTGGTCGAGTTagaagaaaatgatgaagatgaagaagcgGCTCAATCTCAATCAAAGGGAAAGAGAGTGGCTTCATCAGCCGGTGCTAGTGATGCTAATAAAAAAGCAAAAGGCCCTTTGTATGCAATGTTTAAGCCATCGCTTACATCGGGGAAGAAAGGGGGAAACTTGGTAGGAAGCGTAGAGCACAATGAAACACAAAAGAAACTAAGACTTGATGCAGTTCAAAAGTTTTCTCGTTGGATGTATGATGCGGGGCTTTCTTTCAATGCGGTGACGTACGATAGTTTGGGGCTCGCAATTGAAGCAATTGGTAGATATGGGTGCGGTATGAAACCCCCTACGTATCACGAGGTACGTGTTCCTATGCTGAAGTTAGAGATGGAACACACCAAAAAACTTTTGCGTGATAATGAGGTTGAAAAGTCAACCTATGGGTGTTCGTTGATGGCTGATGGTTGGAGGGATCGGAAAGGAAGGGCGTTAATCAACTTCCTAGTGAACACTCCTCGAGGGAGTATGTTCGTTGAATCAGTCGATGCTTCTAGCTATTCTCACACCGGTAAGAACATGTTCAAGTTGTTTGACCGATTAATTCAGGAGGTTGGGCCAAAGGATATTATTCAACTTGTGACTGATAGCGCAAGTAACAATGTAGCTGCGGGTAAACTTGTGGAAGAAAAATACCCGCACATATATTGGACTCCATGTGCGGCCCATTGCATTGATTTGATGTTTGAAGACATCTTCAAGTTACCCGACTTAAAGGGTTGTCTTGAAAGGGCAATTGCGGTGAACACATACGTATATAACCGCACATTGCTACTCAACATGATGAGAGAATTCACCGGGCAGAAAGATATGGTTAGGCCCGCGAAGACCAGATTTGCGACCGCTTTTATCACTCTAAATTGTTTCAAGGTAAACaaacaaaacctaaaaaaaatgtTCACCTCCGAAAAGTGGAGCACAAGCAAGTTCGCAATGGAGACTGGAGGTGCACGTATAGCGAatactatattgttgccaacctTTTGGAACCACGTAAACTTTGCGGTGAAAATTGGGTATCCGTTGTTAGGAGTGCTTCGTTTAGTTGATGGAGAGAAAAAGCCTCCTATGGGTTATATTTATAATGCTATGAAAAAGGCAAAGGAGTTGATTGCTTCCTCTTTCAAAAATAAAGAAGCAAAGTATAGAGACATTTTCAAAATAATTGATAAAAGGTGGGATTGTCAGTTACATCAACCTTTGCATGCAGCGGGATATTATTTGAATCCTGGTTTGTATTACAACAATCCAGAGGTGGAGGATGATACTGAGGTGATAAGTGGGTTACAAGCATGCATTATGAAGTTGATATTAAACGAAGATGAGCAGATACAGATTAACACTGAGCTCCCGCTATATCGACGTGCTGATgggattttcggatatccaatGGCAAAGAAAATGCGAGCAAAGCTTGCGCCAG CGGAGTGGTGGATGCAATATGGAGCAACGGCACCGGCTCTAAAAAAGTTTGCAATCAAGGTGCTTAGTTTGACGTGTAGCTCGTCGGGGTGTGAACGCAATTGGAGCGTATTTGAACAT CTTCATTCCAAAAGAGAAACCGACTTGAGCAAAGCAAGCTTAATGATCTTGTGTACATTAAGTATAATCGGGCTTTACGAAGAAGATATGATATGCGTGATACGATTGACCCGATTATCTTAG
- the LOC110926188 gene encoding zinc finger MYND domain-containing protein 15, with the protein MECAAKGSQRRCSGSANLRCDGCGAVFYCSASHQISHWNVHKEECGRLKRQMGCVELLNDFPFTFSREATYQVCEKVETRCSLLDKLGIHRAGIWICECSCGSSVFSLDHLRSEMGWRLSSRLCPCKEPLSILKKQLCSWSDYYEWRGIPLDSPVALLLHWPLTIYQAIQLAFAKQSIIETTDELCIHYLGPERELYQTDVFGELHALLPGVQLHIDFVGPAVPHDRDGETIGLYSYAQCTEANCCCKTPKTEFSSHTNTDTSSKITLRFHSGHYHDRYEELTKEFLPDLIIAPNAGIAAYKSWLPTIELIREIEIPAVFSDYCEEACHLAANCIRSVTGTPLTIPVQLNPFRQPLAVEDTALLLPCYSNCFLFGI; encoded by the exons ATGGAGTGTGCCGCAAAGGGAAGCCAACGGCGGTGCTCCGGCTCTGCAAATCTCCGGTGCGACGGTTGTGGTGCCGTTTTCTACTGCTCCGCCTCTCATCAG ATATCACATTGGAACGTTCATAAAGAAGAATGCGGAAGACTGAAACGACAAATGGGTTGTGTGGAGCTGCTAAATGACTTCCCGTTTACTTTTTCCCGGGAAGCTACTTATCAG GTGTGTGAAAAGGTGGAGACTAGGTGTTCATTATTGGATAAACTTGGAATCCACCGTGCGGGAATCTGGATCTGTGAATGTAGCTGTGGGTCTTCGGTTTTTTCGTTGGATCATTTGAG GTCTGAGATGGGTTGGAGACTCTCAAGTAGATTATGCCCTTGTAAAg AGCCTTTGTCTATATTAAAGAAACAATTATGCAGTTGGAGTGATTATTATGAATGGAGAGGCATCCCTTTAGATTCGCCAGTTGCTCTTCTTCTTCACTGG CCGTTGACCATATATCAAGCCATTCAACTTGCTTTTGCTAAACAGTCGATCATTGAAACTACAGATGAACTTTGCATACACTACCTAG GGCCAGAGAGGGAACTTTATCAAACCGATGTCTTTGGGGAGTTGCATGCTCTTCTTCCTGGAGTCCAACTGCATATAGATTTTGTGGGGCCTGCAGTTCCACATGACAG GGATGGTGAGACAATTGGTCTTTATAGCTATGCACAATGCACGGAGGCAAACTGCTGTTGTAAAACTCCTAAAACTGAATTTAGCTCTCACACAAATACTGATACGTCATCAAAGATTACATTACGGTTTCATTCAGGTCATTATCATGACCGTTATGAAGAGCTCACCAAg GAATTTCTTCCTGATCTGATCATCGCTCCAAATGCTGGTATTGCGGCTTACAAAAGCTGGTTACCAACTATT GAACTGATACGTGAAATAGAGATCCCAGCCGTTTTTTCGGATTATTGTGAAGAAGCTTGTCATCTTGCAGCCAACTGTATACGCTCTGTGACTGGTACTCCACTCACGATTCCA GTTCAGCTGAACCCATTTAGGCAGCCTCTGGCTGTTGAAGACACTGCTCTGCTGCTTCCTTGCTACTCAAATTGTTTTCTGTTTGGAATATAA